One Aegilops tauschii subsp. strangulata cultivar AL8/78 chromosome 7, Aet v6.0, whole genome shotgun sequence genomic window carries:
- the LOC120969914 gene encoding uncharacterized protein isoform X1, with translation MLDENPAWTGQKRRKYEAPSLTSSSDAYGEAIGQDNAERPNEIADSPDELADLENDVISEEEFGGCLKVLATRRAPMIITGRRLDEEHQRELYERLTLYRIKASKLAQGCLHR, from the exons ATGCTGGATGAGAACCCGGCATGGACGGGACAGAAGAGGCGCAAGTACGAAGCCCCATCTCTTACGTCATCCTCTGATGCTTATGGAGAGGCGATTGGCCAGGACAACGCAGAACGTCCCAATGAGATCGCGGATTCACCAGATGAGCTGGCGGACCTGGAAAATGATGTCATCAGCGAGGAGGAGTTCGGCGGATGCCTTAAGGTTTTAGCCACCAGGCGTGCTCCTATGATCATCACAGGGCGCAGGCTGGACGAGGAACATCAACGCGAGCTCTACGAGCGCCTCACTCTCTACCGCATCAAAGCTTCCAAG TTGGCACAAGGTTGTTTGCATAGATGA
- the LOC120969914 gene encoding uncharacterized protein isoform X2, whose protein sequence is MLITFILWDSGLKRYMEYERASSKWKEMDDRGFCQAAKIAAGFPRMSYKLTLMAYEENVWNLMFDYWQREDIDRLFFEIWKFATKKMGATDKKVDFRAGLVDVPKEYIPSI, encoded by the exons ATGCTGATAACCTTTATCCTTTGGGACAGTGGCTTAAAACGTTATATGGAATATGAACGAGCATCTTCCAAG TGGAAGGAGATGGATGATAGAGGATTCTGCCAAGCAGCGAAGATTGCAGCAGGCTTTCCGCGCATGAGCTATAAGTTAACTTTAATGGCCTATGAG GAGAATGTGTGGAATCTGATGTTTGATTATTGGCAACGTGAAGACATTGATCGTCTCTTTTTTGAGATTTGGAAGTTTGCTACTAAGAAAATGGGTGCCACTGATAAGAAG GTTGATTTTAGAGCTGGTTTGGTTGACGTCCCGAAGGAATATATTCCCTCGATATAG
- the LOC120969914 gene encoding uncharacterized protein isoform X3: MEYERASSKWKEMDDRGFCQAAKIAAGFPRMSYKLTLMAYEENVWNLMFDYWQREDIDRLFFEIWKFATKKMGATDKKVDFRAGLVDVPKEYIPSI; this comes from the exons ATGGAATATGAACGAGCATCTTCCAAG TGGAAGGAGATGGATGATAGAGGATTCTGCCAAGCAGCGAAGATTGCAGCAGGCTTTCCGCGCATGAGCTATAAGTTAACTTTAATGGCCTATGAG GAGAATGTGTGGAATCTGATGTTTGATTATTGGCAACGTGAAGACATTGATCGTCTCTTTTTTGAGATTTGGAAGTTTGCTACTAAGAAAATGGGTGCCACTGATAAGAAG GTTGATTTTAGAGCTGGTTTGGTTGACGTCCCGAAGGAATATATTCCCTCGATATAG